The Panicum hallii strain FIL2 chromosome 5, PHallii_v3.1, whole genome shotgun sequence genome contains the following window.
CTGAGGTGAGATGCCTGGAAGATCTACGGAAGAAAGAGACCCCCTACAAGAAGATCAAGCCATCCAGGAGCTATGTAGCATTAGATGAAGAGCAGGAGTGTTACATGCCTGGTCCTAACAGCAGGGGAATAGCCAAGAAGCCCTCCGGAAGTTCTTGCGCAAATCTGGCGGCTCGGAACAACAGCAAAAACATGTACAGACCTCCCCCAATTCCTGTCAACAAAAGTGGATACCATCAGTAGGCGCTAGGACATCAGTGAAATGTTTCTGTCCAGGGTTTCGGCTCTGTTCTCTTTCCTccattctttctttcttctttcttgaGGGATTTTGTTGACAGGCGTATTGGCCTGTCTCAGATGTAAGAGGTTTTCCTTCTCTGCAGTCAATAGAGTATCTCCTTTCATCCTGGTCATGAGACATCGATTCTTGTAAATAACATGATACTGTACTGAACATTCCTTTTAAAAGAAAGGGCTGTAGATATTTGGCTGCATGTCTGAATTCTTAATTATATCACACCAGATCTAAGTAACTTAGTCATTTGGGGTCCAAGTTAAGAGGCACAAAGTAGCGTTAAACGAGAATGATTAATTGCCAATTTGAGACAAATAGCAATTCTGGTTATATATTCCAATCAATAGTGGGCAGAGCTGAgttcctctttcttttttgaATTTTGGAAAGAGAAGGCAAGGCTGGATTTCAATGCCTGCCAACAAAAAATGTCTTGCAGCTAACAATTCAAAAATTCTAACCCCAGAGTGGGATCACATTCCAGAATAGTGTGTAATTGGAACTACTTGTCTTGTTCTGTGTTGAATCTAGGAAAAATAGGGAATCAGAAGAGCTGAAATTAATCCAGTTCCAGCCCAAGTGACTTCATGGCTGGTTAGAAGGCATATTCATAAATAGCCTGTGCAACTCCGTCATCATCATTAGTGGCACCAATCACATTTGCCACTGCTTTAGTCTTCTCAGATCCATTTGCAAGAGCAACACCCAAGGAAGCTAGTTGCAGCATTTCAATGTCATTTTCTCCATCTCCAATCGCCATTACCTTGCAGAACAGAAATTATATTAGAACAGTGCAAGTGGGTCAATACATAATGGAATTACATCGCAGTTGGTCCTTTTTGTAAAAAAATCAGTAGGTTAAAAATAGTATTAGTGCTTGCGTAAGAAGCTTTCATCCATGCCAAATTTAGTTTTATACTATGTTGTTTTATTCTGAATAAAACTACTTTAAAACATTAGAACCAAAGAAGATTTACTTTATATGACACAAAGAAGCTCAATCACAAAATGGGCTTGAGAACAAATTGCAGTGATTAGTGATGTGTTTCATTTGAAGAACTCATCATAAACCTAAAATATTTTGGTCCGTCATGAAACCATGCCATGATTTTGGTAGGATAACACCATTATTCTTTTCATGCTAACATGTGATTATGAGGAATGAGGTGGTGATGGACTGGAACCAACCCACTAAATTCCTGCATCCTCGGACCATGGGTAAGACGCTCGTCAGCTGCTTCACTGGTATCCATGTTTAACAGTTTTTCATGAGCAAACGCTTAAATGACCAGAACTTGAATGCAAAATCACATAGCTACAAACATTGATATAAAACAACAATTAATCTGAGTTGCAAAAATTTTTGTAGCACTATATTTCTTGTTCTGCGATCATTTCTTGCACCAGTTCAGAGGTAAACTGATGTAATTGTCCTAGAAGAATGCCGCGGTAAAACTTATCCTATTGAAGTTTTTTACAGCTACGTCAACCTTAACCTGAGCTAAGGCTAGAAACTTTTGGCTAGTGTCGTCAAAATATATTTAGTAGGGAACTAGATTGCTTATACCTGATCTGGACTAATGGAAAGGTGGTTCATCAGAATCTGCACACCATTGCCCTTCGAAGTTGCAGGTGGTACAAGTTCAAGCATGTCAGGTTGTGCCTGAACGACATGTGCCCTTCCCTCTATCGCCTTTGCCCAGTACGGTCTCAATGCAGACGAAATTCCCTCAGGAGTTTCAAGGAACAATACTTTCTGAATATGAAAAATATGACATTGTTAAGCTGCAACTTATCTTAACATCACAGATTGTAAAAATCCTGGCATGTGAAGTGTAATGTGCCCTCAATGATGTTCTAAAAACTAGTAGCTATCTGTATATAAAAGATGGAAAAATTCAATCAAAACCAGCATGTTTCTTATAACATATGAATTGGTCTTCGATGCAAAAGTCATGAAATTATTTTTGGACCCTAACCTTCCTCCATGCAACTCAAAAAACCTTGTTCCGTTCATATTAATCAGATAAAGAACCTTACAAGCCAGCCACTTGAGCATGGATAGTTCTGAAGCGTATTGTTCAAGAGAAGGAACACTAAATGGATTGTGCAATAATCTATTCAGGAAAACCATTTGATACTCGAGAAACAACAAACTTACCTGTATATCAGCTGTTCCTAAAAGATGGTCGATTGATGGCACTATTTTAGCCTGCAAACAAATCTCCAACTACATTAAAAAACCACAAGAATACAACAACCAGAGAGTGATTAAAAGAGGACTGAAAACCCCATCATACCTTCGGTTCATGGTATATGTAATGGAGGGAATCAACCAATGGGTGTTGAAACATAGAATAACAATGATCCTGGCTAAATGCTACTAATGGTATCTTGTGCTCCAAAGAATATAAGAGTGCCTGCACCATGCAAATGTTATCACTAATTTCACAGTTATAGAAAAATAGTTATAAGTTGTTTAACACAAGGAAAAAGTAGGGATATGCCACCAATCAGTAAGGAGCACAGCATACAGGAGCACCAAGAAAAATTGAACTAGTGATGGAGGGTAAGATTAGTTTACTCGGATAAACAGTACTTCATCTTCTTTCGCTTGAGCATTCAGGTATAAGAGTTACTAAGTTATATAAGCTGTTATGTTAGCTAGAATCTTCTTGGATTCGTATAGCACATGACACTAATACCAGTATGCAAGCAAAAGCATGAAAATGAATCACCAGTTTTGGTTGCTGTGATGCACAAATGCAATCTAGCTAGTTGGAGAAATATTTGCTAATTCCAATAAGAATTTGTTGTTGTCGCTCTGAAAAAGATATCCGCAACTAATTATTTTAactaaaagtaaaaaaaaagttAGTTACCAAAAGGCACAAAATTTTCAAGTTTCAACAGAACCGAAATCATTCTACATCTATACTAAGACTTATGTCCGCATATTTTATCTCGAACAGGAACAGTCCCTTACCTCTCTACATACTTCTTGATCCAAATTTCTTTTATAAATCTGTCTCCCTTCCGAACCATAAACCAACAGCCCCTACAATTTGAAGTATGCACTTGATGAGAGTGGGGATAATGCTCACAAGGATAGTCAATGATGCGCAATTTACCTTATGAGGATACAAGTACATTCTTGACAAAAAGAGTAATAAACTACATCAAACCACAGGATGAAGAACTAGAGTTGAAGCAGAAATTATCATGGAATATAAACAGATGTCTAACATTTGTATATCCAATTGTCATCAGTGTATCATCTCAACCTTTTAATTAGGCCCATGTGGGGTGGGATGGGGGTGAATTGGTTCAAAATAACAGTCTTTACTTTTGAGAATATATAGACAATAAAAACCTTCAGTCCTTCACATATGATTGGGGGTCCTTTCTCAACCTTTTCTTTACCCTACATTTTCTCACTTCCGTCACTCTTATCTGTTACATAATTGGTGGATGCTGTAAACAAGTATACACAATAATCACTCTCCAATAAGATCTTACTGCCTTGCATATTTGGTCAGGGTCCAATAAGGACATGTTTTAGGCAATGCATAATTTTCAGTCAACAGAACATATTGACAGGATCAGGATGTTTAGAGGTGCAGCACTTTCATCACACAAGATAGCTAATATCGAAAAGATTGCATTTTCCACTATTGTACTTTATAACAACCTGAAGGAATACGCCAGGCGACGATTCTGAGACAATGCCTGTTCGTCCAGATAAGTCTGCCATACTAAGAGCATCAATTACAGCAGGGCGTGCCTATTTCCAAAATGAATGGAGGCAGAATAATCATCAGCATCATCAAAAAGATTCAATTGCTAAAAAAAAAAAGTAACCAGGGAAAAACAACTGTTCATTCAAGCTTCATACAAATCTAGTCCAAATATTAAGGATATGTCCAGAATGCCTTGTTTTTGTCCCATCAAGAATTTAGCTGAGTATTTAAGTTCGTTTAACTTTAGAAGAGTTTGGTTTTGCCAAAAGAAAAATTGTGAGTATCAATGAAATCACTGATGAAAGAAAAAATAACAGTGTTATTTTCTTCCCCTACCCTACGGAAAGACTAGCTAGTGGATTAGTGGACAACCTCTCAGCACATAAATTCTGCAGCAAACCCTGCACTTAGAAAAGTCTGTTATCCAGTGTGGCGGTTCCCTAGACCCTAACTCTAATCAAACTTCACTGATTATTTCCCTGGATCCACACTAGGTAACTTCTATCGAATCTTTTCATGATTGCACAACTGAGCTTAATTACTCTAATCCTCACGATGATCAATTTTGGCACCTTGATACCCTAGGATATACCAAGTTAATCTAATGGTTTCAGTTAAAACAATTAAATAATCATATAACACCAAAGATCTTTAAATAAAATAGTTCACCAAGAACAAAGAACATATAATACCTTTCCTGTAGCAATAACTATGTTTACTCCTCTTGACCTAGCTTCCCTTAGAGCTTCTGCGTTCCTTGCTGTAATTTGACTTTTACTGTTGAGCAGTGTACCTTGTAAACAAAGAAAAAAACACTAGCAAAATGAAAACTGTAACACATTTAGAACTGTAAAGATGTGAAAGGTGCAAAAGGTATATACCATCCATATCACAAAAAATATATTTGAACTTTGGTCTGTAAAATCTTAGGGTGACAGCTCTCTTTCGACTATTTGTCACTTGCCCTGTAAACATTCTTAGACAGTAAGAGCTAGATTAGATCATGGGCACATTAATCATTTCTCTACCATAGCAACTTAAAGATAGTGGCAAGGAGAACAGCTACAGAAATTTCAAAAGAACATACCATCAGATGAAACTGTTTGAAGCTTGCTCGGATCCTGAGCACCCTTAGTTAGACCTTTTCCTCTCCACCTTAGACTTTTTAAAATGAGTTGCTCCTCCTTCTCCAATTCCATGACAGCCTCATCGCTTGTCTCATGATGAAAACCGAGAAGATGTAATATGCCACGAACCTAACACAGAAAAGAGTCAATAAACAGTCCGTTTGTATAGAATATCATCTGAAGCAGTGGTTGCAAGAGACGGTCCAGTTATGCAGTTTGGGAGACAAGATTTGTTCTCATTTGGATAAATACAGCAATATGATACTGCAACCTCTGATTCCAAGTACAAGTTCATTAGAACTTGTGCACAAAATTATGGTGGGTGGCATGCTAACTCCATTGATTATGGTCTATTAAAGTAGGAATAAAAAGTGAACTAAAAAAGGTGCATTGCAGTCATTGATCATCTTATATTTGGAGAACTGGAATGAAGGTTACAAGGATTTATTTTGGAATCACTGGGAGTAATTTACAAGCAAAAGGGCTTGGGAAGCCTATAAGGAAAACTTAATATATTGCGTTAAAAAAAGTAATATGTAAACTATAATCAATACTTAAAAACACTGCAAGAAATGCAAATCGTTAAACAAGTTCAGGAAAGGGGAAAAAATTGGGAAGACTCATACCACTAGCACCCGCACTTCATCAAGAAGTGTAACACCTTTCTCCTCAGCTTGCCTTGCAGCAGTCTCAACAGATATAACTATGTCACCTAACATTAGCTGCATAAAAGAATATAGAAAGAGGGAGAAGAGAATTAGATGGCATGGTCAAGTTAAGAGCATAACAGCATTTAAACAAGGTATGTTTACATACAATGGGAACATCAAGATCTGGAATGTACTGTGACATCGAGAGCATATCAGCAGTGCAGTCCTCGCCTCTCCATTCTTTGCTAAGATTCTGAATGAAGTCATCATTGCATAGCAATACAGAAACCTCAACCTTATCATACTTCCCAACATCAGTTATTGAAGTATCTCGTGTGCTGTAGTTTGAATCCACAAGTCCATCAAGCGCAATTTTCATCACCATCGGAACATTTAACTTTAGGATTTCTACAATATTCTGCACGAGCACATGTTAACAGATTTTTGACTAACATATCTGAACAATTTGTCACCCTGAGGGAAATGAACCACTGAGAAAAGCCATATCACACTAGAACACAACAATTAAATGTAAACAGAGATAGTTAAATTTAAGAAACAAACAGGTGCCCAACTGTCCATTACCGAAACCAAAGCCAGAACAAAACATCAATTACAGCTATACTCAGCTATGACCAACATTTTCCCAGGCTATTGATTAAGGACCAAAGAGATATTACTAGGACATGCTGAGAAGAGACACAAACTTCCTTATAATGCAAGGAATTTTTAAGGATGTGCATTACCAGAAGAGCATGTTAATAAAC
Protein-coding sequences here:
- the LOC112891960 gene encoding endoribonuclease YBEY, chloroplastic-like isoform X2; translation: MARIVSRALPLASRSPLRIPPPAPLPGAALLRSAAAAPPLTPAAPAASLLSWRGLTATHEPSLAATPPFAGFLAGIRGLRKIRRGQAAAKRPQPQDSAPPPPPPPPPPKESEIELIARIGVEEDMPDDAEVLLMLGDIVISVETAARQAEEKGVTLLDEVRVLVVRGILHLLGFHHETSDEAVMELEKEEQLILKSLRWRGKGLTKGAQDPSKLQTVSSDGQVTNSRKRAVTLRFYRPKFKYIFCDMDGTLLNSKSQITARNAEALREARSRGVNIVIATGKARPAVIDALSMADLSGRTGIVSESSPGVFLQGLLVYGSEGRQIYKRNLDQEVCREALLYSLEHKIPLVAFSQDHCYSMFQHPLVDSLHYIYHEPKAKIVPSIDHLLGTADIQKVLFLETPEGISSALRPYWAKAIEGRAHVVQAQPDMLELVPPATSKGNGVQILMNHLSISPDQVMAIGDGENDIEMLQLASLGVALANGSEKTKAVANVIGATNDDDGVAQAIYEYAF
- the LOC112891960 gene encoding endoribonuclease YBEY, chloroplastic-like isoform X1 codes for the protein MARIVSRALPLASRSPLRIPPPAPLPGAALLRSAAAAPPLTPAAPAASLLSWRGLTATHEPSLAATPPFAGFLAGIRGLRKIRRGQAAAKRPQPQDSAPPPPPPPPPPKESEIELIARIGVEEDMPDDAEVLNIVEILKLNVPMVMKIALDGLVDSNYSTRDTSITDVGKYDKVEVSVLLCNDDFIQNLSKEWRGEDCTADMLSMSQYIPDLDVPILMLGDIVISVETAARQAEEKGVTLLDEVRVLVVRGILHLLGFHHETSDEAVMELEKEEQLILKSLRWRGKGLTKGAQDPSKLQTVSSDGQVTNSRKRAVTLRFYRPKFKYIFCDMDGTLLNSKSQITARNAEALREARSRGVNIVIATGKARPAVIDALSMADLSGRTGIVSESSPGVFLQGLLVYGSEGRQIYKRNLDQEVCREALLYSLEHKIPLVAFSQDHCYSMFQHPLVDSLHYIYHEPKAKIVPSIDHLLGTADIQKVLFLETPEGISSALRPYWAKAIEGRAHVVQAQPDMLELVPPATSKGNGVQILMNHLSISPDQVMAIGDGENDIEMLQLASLGVALANGSEKTKAVANVIGATNDDDGVAQAIYEYAF